A DNA window from Augochlora pura isolate Apur16 chromosome 9, APUR_v2.2.1, whole genome shotgun sequence contains the following coding sequences:
- the LOC144474695 gene encoding acyl-CoA synthetase short-chain family member 3, mitochondrial, producing the protein MLGQMGADFFGAQSPDSQKSTFQSLVANSRPLKGSDRSDYIVDPCYKHCHAYDTAYQSSLEDPEKFWGTVSECIDWSKPWTKVLDNSNPPFTKWFVGGELNACYNAVDRHVLNGNGDKVALIHDSPLVSTIRRVTYNEMLEKTSKLAGCLAEMGVGKGDVVIIYMPLIPETIVAILATARLGAVHSIVFGGFAANELAVRINHARPKVIIAASCGLEPTKVIRYTDMLNKALEIIDVKKPQCIVFQRRNIWQSILIDGQIDWDVAIRRSKPHPCQPVEANDPLYILYTSGTTGQPKGILRSVGGHLVAVCWSMKTVYGMNKDSVWWVASDLGWVVGHSYICYGPLLYGATSVMYEGKPDRTPDAAQYFRVIDQHNVNALFCVPTALRVIRRTDGDLVLSQKYSTKSLKTIFVAGEFCDNESKLWAEKAFKVPILNHWWQSETGHPITALCLGYGHYPSLPKDSTGPPIPGYHIDILKNDGSKAEVKEQGRIGIRLPLPPGCMATLYEADDRFKETYFSRHPGYYDTMDVGYMDEHGFVYVTARDDDVINVAGHRLSTAALENVIMAHPDVTDAAVVGVPDPTKGEVPLCLYTMKPEATKNEEQINEDLVAAVRSSIGPIASFRTAAAVRGLPRTRSGKIIRKSIANLARSKFVKISSTIEDASVYREIKEVLQKLGYAKLAPDPQ; encoded by the exons ATGCTGGGTCAGATGGGCGCCGACTTCTTCGGCGCACAGTCCCCCGACTCGCAGAAGTCGACTTTCCAATCGCTCGTCGCTAATTCGAGGCCGCTGAAAGGAAGCGACCGTTCCG ATTACATCGTCGACCCTTGTTACAAGCACTGTCACGCGTATGACACAGCGTACCAGAGCTCGCTGGAGGACCCAGAAAAGTTTTGGGGCACCGTGTCAGAATGCATCGACTGGAGCAAACCATGGACGAAGGTTCTGGACAATTCCAACCCGCCATTCACGAAATG gttCGTCGGCGGAGAATTGAACGCGTGCTACAACGCGGTGGACCGACATGTTCTGAACGGAAACGGCGACAAAGTTGCCTTAATTCATGATAGCCCTTTGGTATCGACGATCCGAAGAGTGACATATAACGAGATGCTAGAGAAAACTTCAAAATTAGCTGGATGCCTAGCCGAAATGGGTGTAGGCAAAGGGGATGTAGTGATCATATACATGCCGTTGATACCGGAAACTATCGTCGCCATTTTGGCGACCGCGCGCCTCGGTGCCGTTCACTCGATAGTGTTCGGAG GCTTCGCTGCAAACGAATTAGCCGTCAGGATAAATCACGCGAGGCCAAAAGTGATAATTGCGGCCAGTTGCGGTCTTGAACCGACTAAAGTGATTCG GTACACAGACATGCTAAACAAGGCGCTAGAGATAATCGATGTGAAGAAACCACAGTGCATAGTATTTCAAAGAAGAAACATATGGCAGAGCATTCTCATAGATGGACAAATCGATTGGGACGTAGCGATAAGACGATCGAAACCACATCCCTGTCAACCGGTTGAAGCCAACGATcctttgtatattttgtacacATCCGGCACAACAG GTCAACCGAAAGGGATCCTGAGATCGGTCGGTGGCCACTTGGTAGCTGTTTGCTGGTCAATGAAAACGGTTTATGGGATGAACAAGGACTCCGTTTGGTGGGTGGCCTCCGACTTGGGTTGGGTTGTAGGTCACTCGTACATTTGCTATGGACCCCTGCTCTATGGTGCGACAAGCGTGATGTACGAAGGCAAGCCTGACAGGACGCCGGATGCTGCACAATACTTCAG GGTGATCGATCAACACAACGTGAACGCTTTGTTCTGCGTGCCGACAGCGCTTAGAGTGATTAGACGTACCGATGGGGACCTAGTTTTGAGTCAAAAATACTCGACGAAGTc ATTGAAGACTATATTCGTGGCCGGTGAGTTCTGCGATAACGAATCGAAACTTTGGGCGGAGAAGGCATTCAAAGTACCAATTTTAAACCATTGGTGGCAATCAGAGACTGGCCACCCTATCACTGCTTTGTGTCTAGGATACGGCCACTACCCTAGCCTACCGAAAGACAGTACTGGTCCTCCCATTCCTGGCTATCACA TCGACATTCTGAAAAATGATGGCAGCAAGGCTGAGGTCAAGGAGCAAGGAAGAATTGGTATAAGGCTGCCGTTGCCTCCAGGCTGCATGGCGACGCTTTACGAGGCTGATGATCGATTCAAGGAGACCTATTTCTCTCGCCATCCA GGTTACTATGACACCATGGACGTCGGCTACATGGACGAACACGGATTTGTTTACGTCACGGCGAGAGACGACGACGTTATCAACGTCGCCGGGCATAGATTGTCTACGGCGGCTCTCGAGAACGTGATTATGGCACATCCTGACGTCACCGACGCTGCTGTCGTCGGTGTACCTGACCCCACTAAAGGGGAGGTTCCTTTGTGTCTTTACACAATGAAACCAG AAGCGACGAAGAACGAAGAACAGATCAACGAAGATTTAGTAGCAGCTGTGAGAAGTTCTATAGGACCCATAGCATCGTTTAGGACCGCAGCAGCTGTGCGAGGTCTGCCCCGGACGCGTTCGGGAAAAATAATTCGCAAGTCGATTGCCAATTTGGCACGTTCCAAGTTTGTTAAG ATTTCAAGTACAATAGAGGACGCGTCGGTGTATCGCGAGATAAAAGAAGTACTTCAAAAGCTCGGATACGCTAAACTAGCGCCGGATCCTCAATGA